A DNA window from Vigna angularis cultivar LongXiaoDou No.4 chromosome 1, ASM1680809v1, whole genome shotgun sequence contains the following coding sequences:
- the LOC108319174 gene encoding oxygen-evolving enhancer protein 1, chloroplastic, with translation MAASLQPAATFMQATKLGRTNTLQLKSPHSISKAFGLEPAGAKLSCSLQTDLKDFAQKCVDATKIAGFALATSALVVSGASAEGVPKRLTFDEIQSKTYLEVKGTGTANQCPTIEGGVDSFAFKAGKYNAKKLCLEPTSFTVKAEGVAKNAPLEFQNTKLMTRLTYTLDEIEGPFEVSPDGTVKFEEKDGIDYAAVTVQLPGGERVPFLFTIKQLVASGKPESFGGQFLVPSYRGSSFLDPKGRGASTGYDNAVALPAGGRGDEEELAKENNKSASSSTGKITLSVTKTKPETGEVIGVFESVQPSDTDLGAKAPKDVKIQGVWYAQLES, from the exons ATGGCAGCGTCACTACAACCAGCCGCTACTTTCATGCAAGCCACCAAGTTGGGCAGAACCAACACTTTGCAGCTAAAGTCCCCTCACTCCATTTCAAAGGCTTTTGGTTTGGAACCTGCTGGAGCTAAGCTTTCATGCTCCCTTCAGACCGACCTTAAGGACTTTGCTCAAAAGTGTGTTGACGCAACCAAAATTGCAGGATTCGCCCTTGCCACCTCTGCTCTTGTTGTCTCT GGGGCAAGTGCTGAAGGTGTTCCAAAGCGGCTAACCTTCGACGAAATCCAGAGCAAGACCTACCTGGAAGTGAAGGGGACTGGAACAGCAAACCAGTGTCCAACCATTGAAGGTGGAGTGGACTCATTTGCCTTTAAGGCAGGCAAATACAACGCCAAGAAGTTATGCCTTGAGCCTACTTCATTCACAGTGAAGGCTGAGGGTGTGGCCAAGAACGCCCCACTAGAGTTCCAAAACACAAAGCTCATGACACGTTTGACCTACACTCTTGATGAGATCGAGGGACCCTTTGAGGTGTCTCCCGATGGCACAGTCAAGTTTGAGGAGAAAGATGGCATTGACTACGCAGCCGTGACGGTTCAGCTACCTGGTGGCGAACGTGTGCCCTTCCTCTTCACCATCAAGCAGTTGGTGGCGTCAGGGAAGCCAGAGAGCTTTGGGGGGCAGTTTCTGGTGCCATCATACCGTGGAAGCTCTTTCTTGGACCCCAAGGGAAGGGGTGCTTCCACAGGTTATGACAATGCTGTTGCTTTGCCTGCTGGTGGAAGAGGAGATGAGGAAGAACTTGCAAaggaaaacaacaaaagtgcCTCGTCATCCACGGGAAAAATCACCTTGAGTGTGACCAAGACCAAGCCTGAGACTGGTGAGGTTATTGGTGTGTTCGAGAGTGTTCAGCCATCTGACACTGATCTGGGAGCAAAGGCCCCAAAGGATGTCAAGATCCAGGGCGTCTGGTACGCTCAACTTGAGTCATAG
- the LOC108319155 gene encoding CASP-like protein ARALYDRAFT_485429 isoform X2: MLRACFGLNYHGRMEELPGAFGSSASLALRLGQTVFSTASLLFMCLDVDFYGYTAFCYLVTVMGLVIPWSITLLVVDAYSVFIKCLPLQRRLVMIVFLGDMFLYTPDFVISVISCSMFNSQCHRSAARCRSILLPSKAMR, encoded by the exons ATGTTACGGGCATGTTTTGGGTTGAATTACCATGGTAGAATGGAGGAGCTGCCAGGGGCGTTTGGAAGCAGCGCCAGTTTGGCTCTCCGATTGGGTCAAACAGTTTTTTCCACAGCTTCCCTTCTATTCATGTGTTTGGATGTTGATTTCTACGGTTACACTGCTTTCTG CTATTTGGTAACAGTCATGGGTTTGGTAATTCCCTGGAGCATAACACTGTTGGTTGTGGATGCATACTCTGTGTTTATAAAATGTTTACCCCTCCAACGAAGACTCGTAATGATAGTCTTTTTGGGAGACATG TTTTTGTACACTCCAGATTTTGTCATATCTGTCATTAGCTGCAGCATGTTCAACAGCCAGTGTCACAGATCTGCTGCTCGATGCCGATCGATCCTATTGCCCAGCAAAGCTATGCGGTAG
- the LOC108319155 gene encoding CASP-like protein ARALYDRAFT_485429 isoform X1, with translation MLRACFGLNYHGRMEELPGAFGSSASLALRLGQTVFSTASLLFMCLDVDFYGYTAFCYLVTVMGLVIPWSITLLVVDAYSVFIKCLPLQRRLVMIVFLGDMILSYLSLAAACSTASVTDLLLDADRSYCPAKLCGRYQLSAAMAFLSWFLSSASCLFNFWLFPSL, from the exons ATGTTACGGGCATGTTTTGGGTTGAATTACCATGGTAGAATGGAGGAGCTGCCAGGGGCGTTTGGAAGCAGCGCCAGTTTGGCTCTCCGATTGGGTCAAACAGTTTTTTCCACAGCTTCCCTTCTATTCATGTGTTTGGATGTTGATTTCTACGGTTACACTGCTTTCTG CTATTTGGTAACAGTCATGGGTTTGGTAATTCCCTGGAGCATAACACTGTTGGTTGTGGATGCATACTCTGTGTTTATAAAATGTTTACCCCTCCAACGAAGACTCGTAATGATAGTCTTTTTGGGAGACATG ATTTTGTCATATCTGTCATTAGCTGCAGCATGTTCAACAGCCAGTGTCACAGATCTGCTGCTCGATGCCGATCGATCCTATTGCCCAGCAAAGCTATGCGGTAGATATCAACTATCTGCTGCTATGGCCTTCTTGTCTTGGTTTCTTTCATCAGCCTCTTGTCTGTTTAACTTCTGGCTTTTCCCTTCTTTGTAA